The Micromonospora krabiensis genome window below encodes:
- a CDS encoding NAD(P)H-hydrate dehydratase gives MRPVWRVADVRAAEAGLMATLPPGTLMQRAAAGLARRCALLLADRGGVYGAPVLLLIGSGDNGGDALYAGAHLARRGAAVSALLVTPGRAHAEGLAALRAAGGRVVDRPPAVVDLVLDGIVGIGGTGGLRETADQLAASLLRHRGRDGVRATVVAVDVPSGVAVDTGDVPSTASGRPSAVRADVTVTFGALKPALVVGPAAPLAGQVELVDIGLGPWLRGTPALRVTEWSDVVDWWPSRGPAAEKYSRGVVGVATGSATYPGAAVLSVGGALAGPTGMVRYAGGARAEVLHQHPSVVATGRVADAGRVQAWVCGSGLGTGDDASAELRAVLAAPVPVVLDADALTLLVDGSLAEQLRRRDAPIVVTPHDREFARLSGEQPGADRVAAALRLAAWMNAVVLLKGDRTVIGTPDGRAYVNPTGTSALATGGTGDVLAGLLGSLLAGGLAPERAAAVAAYLHGLAGREAARSGPVTAPDVATALRPVIARLG, from the coding sequence ATGAGACCGGTGTGGCGGGTGGCCGACGTACGCGCGGCGGAGGCGGGCCTCATGGCCACGCTTCCGCCCGGGACGCTGATGCAGCGGGCGGCGGCCGGGCTGGCCCGCCGCTGCGCGCTGCTGCTCGCCGACCGGGGTGGCGTCTACGGCGCCCCGGTGCTGCTGCTGATCGGCTCCGGTGACAACGGCGGCGACGCCCTCTACGCCGGGGCCCACCTGGCCCGGCGCGGCGCCGCCGTGTCGGCGCTGCTGGTCACGCCCGGCCGGGCGCACGCGGAGGGGCTGGCCGCGCTGCGGGCCGCGGGCGGCCGGGTGGTGGACCGTCCGCCGGCGGTGGTCGACCTGGTGCTGGACGGCATCGTCGGCATCGGCGGCACCGGGGGCCTGCGGGAGACCGCGGACCAGTTGGCGGCCAGCCTGCTCCGGCACCGGGGCCGGGACGGCGTACGGGCCACGGTGGTGGCGGTGGACGTGCCCAGCGGGGTCGCGGTCGACACGGGCGACGTGCCGTCGACCGCGTCGGGCCGGCCGAGCGCCGTGCGGGCCGACGTGACCGTGACCTTCGGCGCGTTGAAGCCGGCGCTGGTGGTGGGCCCGGCCGCGCCGCTCGCCGGGCAGGTCGAGCTGGTCGACATCGGGCTGGGCCCCTGGCTGCGCGGCACGCCGGCCCTGCGCGTCACCGAGTGGTCGGACGTCGTCGACTGGTGGCCGTCGCGGGGGCCCGCCGCGGAGAAGTACAGCCGTGGGGTGGTGGGCGTGGCCACCGGTTCGGCCACCTACCCGGGTGCCGCGGTGCTGTCGGTCGGGGGCGCGCTGGCCGGGCCGACCGGAATGGTCCGCTACGCCGGTGGCGCCCGGGCCGAGGTGCTGCACCAGCACCCGTCGGTGGTCGCCACCGGCCGGGTCGCCGACGCCGGCCGCGTGCAGGCGTGGGTCTGCGGCTCCGGCCTGGGGACCGGTGACGACGCCTCCGCCGAGCTGCGGGCGGTGCTCGCCGCGCCGGTGCCGGTGGTGCTCGACGCGGACGCGCTCACCCTGCTGGTCGACGGTTCGCTCGCCGAGCAGCTGCGCCGGCGGGACGCGCCCATCGTGGTGACGCCGCACGACCGCGAGTTCGCCCGGCTCAGCGGCGAGCAGCCCGGCGCCGACCGGGTCGCCGCCGCGCTGCGGCTCGCCGCCTGGATGAACGCCGTGGTCCTGCTGAAGGGCGACCGCACGGTGATCGGCACGCCCGACGGCCGGGCGTACGTCAACCCGACCGGCACGTCGGCCCTGGCCACCGGAGGCACCGGCGACGTCCTGGCCGGACTTCTCGGTTCGCTGCTCGCCGGCGGGCTGGCACCGGAGCGGGCGGCCGCCGTGGCGGCGTACCTGCACGGGCTGGCCGGCCGGGAGGCGGCCCGGTCCGGCCCGGTGACCGCGCCCGACGTGGCGACGGCGCTGCGCCCGGTCATCGCCCGGCTGGGCTGA
- the alr gene encoding alanine racemase codes for MWQAEVRVDLDAIRENVSRLRSGTTAELMTVVKGDGYGHGMIPVARAALDAGADWLGVCTLDEALTLRRAGVTAPVLAWLLAPGLPLHEGVAADVDLAAASLPQLDEMIEASRRAGRPAKLHLKIDTGLSRGGATVADWPALLDAAAKAQADGLIEVVGVWSHFVYADMPGHPTTDRQLAVFHEGLAMVEQAGLRPRYRHLANSAATLTRPDTHFDLVRPGLAVYGLSPVAGETFGLRPAMTARARVMLTKRVPAGTGVSYGHTYTTERDTNLAVVPLGYADGVPRHASNSGPVQLGGVRRVISGRVCMDQFVLDCGDDAVAAGDVVTLFGDGADGSPTADDWAEAVGTINYEIVTRFGSTRVPRTYAGERP; via the coding sequence ATGTGGCAGGCCGAGGTACGCGTCGATCTTGACGCGATCCGTGAGAACGTGAGCCGCCTGCGCTCCGGCACCACCGCCGAGCTGATGACGGTGGTCAAGGGCGACGGGTACGGGCACGGCATGATCCCGGTCGCCCGCGCGGCCCTGGACGCCGGGGCGGACTGGCTGGGCGTCTGCACCCTCGACGAGGCACTCACGCTGCGTCGGGCCGGTGTGACCGCGCCCGTGCTGGCGTGGCTGCTCGCCCCCGGGCTGCCCCTGCACGAGGGGGTCGCGGCCGACGTCGACCTGGCGGCCGCGAGCCTGCCGCAGCTCGACGAGATGATCGAGGCGAGCCGCCGGGCCGGGCGACCTGCCAAGCTGCACCTGAAGATCGACACGGGACTCTCCCGGGGCGGCGCGACCGTCGCCGACTGGCCGGCGCTGCTGGACGCCGCCGCCAAGGCGCAGGCCGACGGCCTGATCGAGGTGGTCGGCGTGTGGAGCCACTTCGTGTACGCGGACATGCCCGGCCACCCGACGACGGATCGGCAGCTGGCCGTCTTCCACGAGGGGCTGGCGATGGTCGAGCAGGCCGGGCTGCGTCCCCGCTACCGGCACCTGGCCAACTCGGCGGCCACCCTGACCCGCCCGGACACCCACTTCGACCTGGTGCGACCCGGGCTGGCCGTCTACGGGCTCTCCCCGGTGGCCGGCGAGACCTTCGGGCTGCGTCCCGCGATGACCGCCCGCGCCCGGGTGATGCTGACCAAGCGGGTGCCGGCCGGCACCGGCGTCTCGTACGGCCACACCTACACCACCGAGCGCGACACCAACCTGGCCGTGGTGCCCCTCGGCTACGCCGACGGGGTGCCCCGGCACGCGTCGAACAGCGGCCCGGTGCAGCTCGGCGGGGTGCGGCGGGTCATCTCCGGGCGGGTCTGCATGGACCAGTTCGTGCTCGACTGCGGTGACGACGCGGTGGCCGCCGGCGACGTGGTGACCCTCTTCGGGGACGGCGCCGACGGCTCCCCGACCGCCGACGACTGGGCCGAGGCGGTGGGCACCATCAACTACGAGATCGTCACCCGCTTCGGCAGCACGCGGGTGCCGAGGACCTACGCCGGCGAGCGTCCGTGA
- a CDS encoding alpha/beta fold hydrolase yields the protein MSPRIPRPRTAAGRVAGVVGAAVGVAAAGLAAGVATERALVRRAKAAPADPYAHEPFEQLPYDDAFRLELPDGTDIHVEVVEPKRPVPGNPTVVLVHGFCLDMGTFHFQRKMLTERGEHRVVVYDQPGHGRSGRLETGEYDLEVLGRTLRRVIDRTTPEGPLVLVGHSMGGMTIMAFAELFPEMFGDRVVGTVLMATSGGLLAETKLVAPALLGRVGGPVLFMMSNATRYGGTVIDKARKSTSNVAWLLTRKYGFGSRNPSPALVSYVETMNSRTSADTVTRYLRTLATHSRFPALAALARTPVLVVVGDKDMITPVTHSEEIVRRLPHADFIKITDSGHVVMLEHADEVNAALWTFLEEL from the coding sequence GTGAGCCCGCGCATTCCCCGGCCGCGGACCGCGGCCGGCCGGGTCGCGGGCGTGGTCGGCGCCGCGGTGGGTGTCGCGGCGGCCGGGCTCGCGGCCGGCGTCGCCACCGAGCGCGCCCTGGTCCGCCGGGCGAAGGCGGCGCCGGCCGACCCGTACGCGCACGAGCCCTTCGAGCAGCTGCCCTACGACGACGCGTTCCGGCTGGAGTTGCCGGACGGCACGGACATCCACGTCGAGGTGGTCGAGCCGAAGCGGCCGGTGCCCGGCAACCCGACCGTGGTGCTGGTGCACGGCTTCTGCCTGGACATGGGCACGTTTCACTTCCAGCGCAAGATGCTCACCGAGCGGGGTGAGCACCGGGTGGTGGTCTACGACCAGCCCGGGCACGGCCGGTCGGGCCGTCTGGAGACCGGCGAGTACGACCTGGAGGTGCTCGGTCGCACCCTGCGCCGGGTGATCGACCGCACCACCCCGGAGGGGCCGCTGGTGCTGGTCGGGCACTCGATGGGCGGGATGACCATCATGGCCTTCGCCGAGCTGTTCCCGGAGATGTTCGGCGACCGGGTGGTCGGCACGGTGCTGATGGCCACCTCGGGCGGCCTGCTCGCGGAGACGAAGCTGGTGGCACCGGCGCTGCTCGGGCGCGTCGGTGGACCGGTGCTGTTCATGATGAGCAACGCGACCCGCTACGGCGGCACGGTCATCGACAAGGCCCGCAAGTCCACGTCCAACGTGGCGTGGCTGCTCACCCGCAAGTACGGGTTCGGCAGCCGCAACCCCAGCCCCGCCCTGGTGTCGTATGTGGAGACGATGAACTCGCGGACCTCCGCGGACACGGTCACCCGCTACCTGCGTACGCTGGCAACCCACTCCCGGTTCCCGGCGCTGGCCGCCCTGGCCCGCACGCCGGTGCTGGTGGTGGTCGGTGACAAGGACATGATCACCCCCGTGACCCACTCGGAGGAGATCGTCCGGCGGCTGCCGCACGCCGATTTCATCAAGATCACCGACAGTGGGCACGTGGTGATGCTGGAGCACGCGGACGAGGTCAACGCCGCGCTGTGGACGTTCCTGGAGGAGCTGTGA
- the tsaE gene encoding tRNA (adenosine(37)-N6)-threonylcarbamoyltransferase complex ATPase subunit type 1 TsaE, translating into MSRVVKLPTVADTQEFGRRLADVLRAGDLVLLTGPLGAGKTALTQGIGAGLGVVGDITSPTFVIARVHRPDPERGGRVALVHADAYRLGDAADPRAEIDDLDLDASVDQSVTVVEWGEGMVEQLVDAHLRVRIDRRDDDTRVVELDPVGGDWAQRVAALG; encoded by the coding sequence GTGAGTCGGGTCGTCAAGCTGCCGACCGTCGCCGACACGCAGGAGTTCGGCCGCCGCCTGGCCGACGTGCTGCGCGCCGGTGACCTGGTGCTGCTCACCGGGCCGCTGGGCGCCGGCAAGACGGCACTGACCCAGGGCATCGGCGCCGGGCTGGGCGTGGTCGGGGACATCACCTCGCCGACCTTCGTGATCGCCCGGGTGCACCGGCCGGACCCGGAGCGGGGCGGCCGGGTCGCGCTCGTGCACGCCGACGCGTACCGGCTCGGCGACGCCGCGGACCCCCGCGCCGAGATCGACGACCTCGACCTGGACGCCTCGGTGGACCAGTCGGTCACCGTGGTCGAGTGGGGCGAGGGCATGGTCGAGCAGCTGGTCGACGCGCACCTGCGCGTACGCATCGACCGCCGCGACGACGACACCCGCGTCGTCGAGCTGGACCCGGTCGGCGGGGACTGGGCCCAGCGGGTCGCCGCGCTCGGCTGA
- the ung gene encoding uracil-DNA glycosylase, translating to MAVVPLDLLALLPDEWRVALTPHLDPARTAALAEFVAREYATETVFPPLEDLFSAYRLCSPQACRVLILGQDPYHRAGQAHGLSFSVREGVSVPPSLRNVFKELGEDLGVPKPRSGNLDGWAAQGVLLLNSVLTVRQATPGSHANRGWEEFTDATIRALDVAPGRVVFLLWGGYARKKAALVTNPQHVVLEAGHPSPMNPRGFLGSRPFSAANKALADAGLPTIDWERSAG from the coding sequence ATGGCCGTCGTACCCCTGGACCTGCTCGCGTTGCTGCCCGACGAGTGGCGCGTCGCGCTCACCCCGCACCTCGACCCGGCGCGCACCGCGGCGCTCGCCGAGTTCGTGGCCCGCGAATACGCGACCGAGACCGTCTTCCCGCCGCTGGAGGACCTGTTCTCCGCCTACCGGCTCTGCTCGCCGCAGGCGTGCCGGGTGCTGATCCTCGGGCAGGACCCCTACCACCGGGCCGGGCAGGCGCACGGGCTCAGCTTCAGCGTCCGCGAGGGCGTGTCGGTGCCGCCGTCGCTGCGCAACGTCTTCAAGGAGCTCGGCGAGGACCTGGGGGTGCCGAAGCCGCGCAGCGGCAACCTCGACGGCTGGGCCGCCCAGGGCGTGCTGCTGCTCAACTCGGTGCTCACCGTCCGCCAGGCCACCCCCGGCTCGCACGCCAACCGGGGCTGGGAGGAGTTCACCGACGCGACCATCCGCGCCCTCGACGTCGCTCCGGGCCGGGTGGTCTTCCTGCTCTGGGGCGGCTACGCCCGCAAGAAGGCGGCGCTGGTCACCAACCCGCAGCACGTGGTGCTGGAGGCGGGCCACCCCAGCCCGATGAACCCGCGTGGCTTCCTCGGCAGCCGTCCCTTCAGCGCGGCCAACAAGGCGCTCGCCGACGCCGGCCTGCCCACCATCGACTGGGAGCGTTCGGCCGGCTGA
- the tsaB gene encoding tRNA (adenosine(37)-N6)-threonylcarbamoyltransferase complex dimerization subunit type 1 TsaB, protein MLVLVVDSSTPAVTAALVEISAEGVTLRASRCTVDARAHGELLAPEVDAVLADADARPTDLAAIVAGLGPGPFTGLRVGLVTAATMGQVLGIPTYGVCSLDGIGHPAAAGEPVLAASDARRKEIYWAVYDGAGQRIVGPEVDTPGVAAARARDLAATVAVGDGAHRYAEILDLPVRAEPRYPDPVTLALLASERIRAGAPGDRLTPLYLRRPDAVASIARKPVLP, encoded by the coding sequence GTGCTCGTACTCGTGGTGGACAGCTCGACCCCCGCGGTGACCGCGGCCCTGGTGGAGATTTCAGCGGAGGGCGTCACGCTCCGCGCCAGCCGGTGCACGGTCGACGCCCGCGCGCATGGTGAACTGCTCGCGCCGGAGGTCGACGCGGTCCTCGCCGACGCCGACGCCCGGCCCACCGACCTGGCGGCGATCGTCGCCGGGCTCGGCCCCGGGCCGTTCACCGGGCTGCGGGTGGGCCTGGTCACCGCCGCCACGATGGGGCAGGTGCTGGGCATCCCCACGTACGGCGTCTGCTCGCTGGACGGCATCGGCCACCCGGCGGCCGCCGGCGAACCGGTCCTGGCGGCGAGCGACGCGCGGCGCAAGGAGATCTACTGGGCGGTCTACGACGGTGCCGGCCAGCGGATCGTCGGGCCGGAGGTGGACACGCCCGGAGTGGCCGCCGCGCGGGCCCGGGACCTCGCGGCCACGGTGGCGGTCGGCGACGGCGCCCACCGGTACGCGGAGATCCTCGACCTGCCGGTCCGCGCCGAGCCGCGTTACCCGGACCCCGTCACGCTGGCCCTGCTGGCCTCCGAGCGGATCCGGGCCGGCGCTCCCGGGGACCGGCTCACCCCGCTCTACCTGCGCCGCCCGGACGCGGTCGCCTCGATCGCCCGCAAGCCGGTCCTCCCATGA
- the rimI gene encoding ribosomal protein S18-alanine N-acetyltransferase, whose amino-acid sequence MTTVRIDRFRWWHIDEVLPIEADLFGAEQWSPAMFWNELANGHHYRVAVDADGSVIGYAGLAGAPPDEVWVQNIAVRRDAQRRGVGRALLEDLLAEATRRGARSTLLEVAVDNSAAQRLYATYGFEPIGVRRGYYQPSNTDALVMQRDED is encoded by the coding sequence ATGACGACCGTCCGGATCGACCGGTTCCGGTGGTGGCACATCGACGAGGTGCTACCCATCGAGGCGGACCTGTTCGGCGCCGAGCAGTGGTCGCCGGCGATGTTCTGGAACGAACTCGCGAACGGACACCACTACCGGGTCGCGGTCGACGCCGACGGCTCGGTGATCGGGTACGCCGGGCTGGCCGGTGCCCCGCCCGACGAGGTGTGGGTGCAGAACATCGCCGTGCGGCGGGACGCGCAGCGCCGCGGCGTCGGCCGTGCCCTGCTGGAGGACCTGCTCGCCGAGGCGACCCGGCGCGGCGCCCGCAGCACCCTGCTGGAGGTGGCCGTGGACAACTCCGCCGCCCAGCGGCTCTACGCGACGTACGGCTTCGAGCCGATCGGCGTACGGCGCGGCTACTACCAACCGAGCAACACCGACGCGCTGGTCATGCAGCGGGACGAGGACTGA
- the tsaD gene encoding tRNA (adenosine(37)-N6)-threonylcarbamoyltransferase complex transferase subunit TsaD: protein MADEPLILGIETSCDETGVGIVRGHTLLADALASSVEEHARFGGVVPEVASRAHLEAIVPTMDRALKEAGVTIADVDAIAVTSGPGLAGALLVGVAAAKGYALAAEKPVYGVNHLAAHVAVDTLEHGPLPEPAIALLVSGGHSSLLLVDDLARGVTPLGATIDDAAGEAFDKVARLLGLPFPGGPPIDREARAGNAASIAFPRGLTAAKDLAAHRYDFSFSGLKTAVARWVEARQRAGEPVPVADVAASFQEAVCDVLTTKALDACRANGIETLVIGGGVAANSRLRAMAEQRAEKYGIQVRVPRPKLCTDNGAMVAALGSHLVAAGVAPSRLDLPADSAMPLTVVSV, encoded by the coding sequence ATGGCTGACGAACCCCTGATCCTCGGCATCGAGACCTCCTGCGACGAGACCGGGGTCGGTATCGTCCGCGGGCACACCCTGCTGGCCGACGCGCTGGCCTCCAGCGTCGAGGAGCACGCGCGGTTCGGAGGCGTGGTGCCGGAGGTGGCCAGCCGGGCCCACCTGGAGGCGATCGTGCCCACCATGGACCGGGCCCTCAAGGAGGCCGGCGTGACGATCGCGGACGTCGACGCGATCGCCGTCACCTCCGGGCCGGGGCTGGCCGGCGCGCTGCTCGTCGGCGTGGCCGCCGCCAAGGGCTACGCGCTCGCCGCCGAGAAGCCCGTCTACGGGGTGAACCACCTCGCCGCGCACGTCGCCGTGGACACGCTGGAACACGGGCCGCTGCCCGAGCCGGCGATCGCCCTGCTGGTCTCCGGCGGGCACTCGTCGCTGCTGCTCGTCGACGACCTCGCCCGCGGGGTCACCCCGCTCGGCGCCACCATCGACGACGCGGCCGGTGAGGCGTTCGACAAGGTGGCCCGGCTGCTCGGGCTGCCGTTCCCCGGCGGCCCGCCGATCGACCGCGAGGCGCGGGCCGGCAACGCCGCGAGCATCGCCTTCCCGCGCGGGCTCACCGCCGCGAAGGACCTCGCCGCCCACCGCTACGACTTCTCGTTCTCCGGTTTGAAGACGGCGGTCGCCCGCTGGGTGGAGGCGCGGCAGCGAGCCGGCGAGCCGGTGCCCGTCGCCGACGTGGCCGCGTCCTTCCAGGAGGCCGTCTGCGACGTGCTCACCACCAAGGCGCTGGACGCCTGCCGGGCCAACGGCATCGAGACCCTGGTGATCGGTGGGGGCGTGGCGGCGAACTCGCGGCTGCGGGCGATGGCCGAGCAGCGGGCCGAGAAGTACGGCATCCAGGTGCGGGTGCCCCGACCGAAGCTCTGCACCGACAACGGCGCGATGGTCGCGGCGCTCGGCTCGCACCTGGTTGCCGCGGGCGTCGCACCGAGCCGGCTCGACCTGCCCGCCGACTCGGCCATGCCGCTGACCGTCGTCAGCGTGTGA